One window from the genome of Motacilla alba alba isolate MOTALB_02 unplaced genomic scaffold, Motacilla_alba_V1.0_pri HiC_scaffold_35, whole genome shotgun sequence encodes:
- the FBL gene encoding rRNA 2'-O-methyltransferase fibrillarin: MRPALPVPPSSIPVPPSISQSDQFPAGFSPRGGRGGGFRGRGSGFTPRGGGVARGGGVPRGGGGARGGGGARGGPRGRGRGRGGGARGGARGGFKGGKKVTVEPHRHEGVFICRGREDALVTRNLVPGESVYGEKRISVEEGEASVEYRAWNPFRSKLAAAILGGIDRIHIRPGAKVLYLGAASGTTVSHVSDIVGQEGVVYAVEFSHRSGRDLLNVAKKRTNVVPVIEDARHPHKYRMLIGMVDVIFADVAQPDQTRIVALNAHHFLRCGGHFLISIKANCIDSTAPAEAVFAGEVKKMTAERMKPQEQLTLEPYERDHAVVVGVYRPPPKEK; the protein is encoded by the exons ATGAGGCCGG ccctcccagtccctcccagttccatcccagtccctcccagtatatcccagtctGACCAGTTCCCCGCAGGTTTCAGCCCCCGGGGAGGACGCGGTGGCGGCTTCCGAGGCAGAG GTTCCGGTTTCACGCCCCGCGGAGGGGGCGTGGCCCGCGGAGGGGGCGTGCCCCGAGGAGGAGGCGGAGCCAGAGGCGGGGGCGGAGCCAGAGGCGGCCcccgggggcggggccgaggCCGAGGGGGCGGGGCCAGGGGCGGGGCCCGCGGCGGCTTCAAAGGCGGGAAAAAAGTGACGGTGGAGCCGCACCGGCATGAGG gtgtgttcATCTGCCGTGGCCGTGAGGACGCGCTGGTGACGCGGAACCTGGTGCCGGGGGAGTCGGTGTACGGCGAGAAGCGCATCAGCGTCGAg GAGGGCGAGGCCTCGGTGGAGTACCGCGCCTGGAACCCGTTCCGCTCCAAGCTGGCCGCCGCCATCCTGGGCGGCATCGACCGCATCCACATCCGGCCGGGCGCCAAGGTGCTCTACCTGGGCGCCGCCTCGGGCACCACCGTCAGCCACGTCTCCGACATCGTGGGGCAG GAGGGCGTGGTGTACGCGGTGGAGTTCTCGCACCGCTCGGGCCGGGACCTGCTCAACGTGGCCAAGAAGAGAACCAACGTGGTGCCGGTCATCGAGGACGCGCGGCACCCCCACAAGTACCGCATGCTCATTG GCATGGTGGACGTGATCTTCGCGGACGTGGCGCAGCCGGACCAGACGCGCATCGTGGCGCTGAACGCGCATCACTTCCTGCGCTGCGGGGGGCACTTCCTCATCTCCATCAAG GCGAACTGCATCGACTCGACGGCGCCGGCCGAGGCCGTGTTCGCGGGCGAGGTGAAGAAGATGACGGCCGAGAGGATGAAGCCGCAGGAGCAGCTGACCCTGGAGCCCTACGAGAGGGACCACGCCGTGGTGGTCGGCGTCTACCG GCCCCCTCCGAAGGAGAAATGA
- the LOC119696765 gene encoding cytochrome c oxidase subunit 6B1 isoform X2 — translation MAEDIRAKLGRYKTAPFDSRFPNQNQTRNCWQNYLDFQRCQRAMAARGADATPCQWYFRVYKSLCPTSWVTAWDEAREEGIFPGKI, via the exons ATGGCAGAGGACATCCGGGCCAAGCTGGGCCGCTACAAGACGGCGCCGTTCGACAGCCGCTTCCCCAACCAGAACCAGACCCGCAACTGCTGGCAGAACTACCTGG aCTTCCAGCGGTGCCAGCGCGCCATGGCCGCCCGCGGCGCCGATGCCACCCCGTGCCAGTGGTACTTCCGCGTCTACAagtccctgtgtcccacctCGTGG gtgacGGCGTGGGACGAGGCCCGCGAGGAGGGGATCTTCCCCGGCAAGAtctga
- the LOC119696765 gene encoding cytochrome c oxidase subunit 6B1 isoform X1, which yields MPKFGVFSPRFPNQNQTRNCWQNYLDFQRCQRAMAARGADATPCQWYFRVYKSLCPTSWVTAWDEAREEGIFPGKI from the exons atgcccaaatttggggttttctctCCCCGCTTCCCCAACCAGAACCAGACCCGGAACTGCTGGCAGAACTACCTGG aCTTCCAGCGGTGCCAGCGCGCCATGGCCGCCCGCGGCGCCGATGCCACCCCGTGCCAGTGGTACTTCCGCGTCTACAagtccctgtgtcccacctCGTGG gtgacGGCGTGGGACGAGGCCCGCGAGGAGGGGATCTTCCCCGGCAAGAtctga
- the HAUS5 gene encoding HAUS augmin-like complex subunit 5: MMAEALGRWLREEMEMPPSAAPSPAALRRLCSGPTAPVWDYVTRHVRNHRNVKKIRGNLRWYGHLHELEAAAGPPSRQGAISAAVARLRKELQDLGDAIADAQETAQRLEASLGAGQSRRWAELRQGAELRLLGAEPSPAGLRASHQGALKAFPPRCALSYMRYLSQVRYLSQVSGRRLPLPLSLAGGRVQVRRRGGQRQVLLTWAGLQPLPPRPAPPPPSPGTCQVSSRGFRTFDGAGGAWGRGRPSPLVLARTCAPPPPPGAAPPPGEAPPPGAAPPPAQVEVALAGGGAVAVTLGRSRWRLQGARAQLDGAALPLPFCLPDGSVCVGAAPGRALLLVTPELRVAAGPGDALELALSPRLRRHTCGLCGHRRRHAGHDLGSDHGDTGSDRRDTGSDRGETRSDRRDTRSDHGDTRSDHGDTRSDRRDTGSDHRDTRSDHGDTGSDDRDTGSDQGDTKSDRRDTRSDHGDTRSDRRDTGNQE, translated from the exons ATGATGGCGGAGGCTCTGGGGCGCTGGCTCCGGGAGGAGATGGAGATGCCGCCCTCCGCCGCTCCCTCCCCGGCCGCGCTCCGCAG gctctgctccggCCCCACAGCCCCCGTTTGGGATTACGTCACCCGCCACGTCCGGAACCACCG GAACGTGAAGAAGATCCGGGGAAACCTGCGCTG GTACGGGCACCTGCACGAGCTGGAG GCCGCCGCCGGTCCTCCGAGCCGCCAGGGGGCGATCAGCGCGGCGGTGGCGCGCCTCcggaaggagctgcaggacctgGGGGACGCCATTGCTGACGCGCAGGAAACGGCGCAGCGCCTCG AGGCCTCCCTGGGGGCGGGGCAGAGCCGCAGGTGGGCGGAGCTTCGGCAAGGGGCGGAGCTTCGGCTGCTGGGGGCGGAGccgagccctgctgggctgcgGGCGAGCCACCAGGGGGCGCTAAAGGCCTTCCCGCCAAG gtgtgctctGTCCTACATGCgttacctgtcccaggtgcgttacctgtcccag GTGTCCGGGCGCCGCCTGCCGCTGCCGCTGTCGCTGGCCGGGGGCCGGGTGCAGGTGCGGCGCCGGGGGGGGCAGCGCCAggtgctgctcacctgggcGGGGCTGCAG CCcctccccccccgccccgcccctccccccccctcccccggcACCTGCCAGGTGAGCTCGCGCGGCTTCCGCACCTTCGACGGCGCGGGGGGGGCGTGGGGGAGGGGCCGCCCCTCCCCCCTGGTGCTGGCCCGCACCTgcgcccctcccccaccccccggAGCAGCCCCGCCCCCCGGCGAGGCCCCGCCCCCCGgagcggccccgcccccggcgcaGGTGGAGGTGGCGCTGGCGGGGGGAGGGGCGGTGGCGGTGACGCTGGGACGGAGCCGGTGGCGCCTGCAGGGGGCGCGAGCGCAG CTGGACGGCGCCGCGCTGCCGCTGCCCTTCTGCCTGCCGGACGGCTCCGTCTGCGTGggcgccgcgccgggccgcGCCCTGCTGCTGGTCACCCCCGAGCTGCGCGTGGCTGCCGGCCCCGGCGACGCCCTGGAGCTCGCCCTGTCCCCCCGCCTGCGCCGCCACACCTGCGGCCTCTGCGGCCACCGCCGCCGCCACGCCGGCCACGACCTCGGGAGCGACCACGGGGACACCGGGAGTGACCGCAGGGACACCGGGAGTGACCGTGGGGAGACCAGGAGTGACCGCAGGGACACCAGGAGTGACCACGGAGACACCAGGAGTGACCACGGAGACACCAGGAGTGACCGCAGGGACACTGGGAGTGaccacagggacaccaggagtGACCACGGGGACACCGGGAGTGATGACAGGGACACCGGGAGTGACCAAGGGGACACCAAGAGTGACCGCAGGGACACCAGGAGTGACCACGGAGACACCAGGAGTGACCGCAGGGACACTGGGA ACCAGGAGTGA